A region of Pontiella agarivorans DNA encodes the following proteins:
- a CDS encoding IS110 family transposase translates to MYICVKDLAGNKLVHRNIRNNDFEFFLKLVEPYKHDLTVTCESCFVCFWLADACEDAGIKFVLAHAYYVKSIAANKHKSDRFDSEELADCLRCNRIPPAYVCPRNLRPVRKLLRRRNKFVKNRTELTGHSTSEEKWAPSLWRTTARS, encoded by the coding sequence ATGTACATCTGTGTGAAGGACCTGGCCGGAAACAAACTGGTTCACCGAAATATCCGCAACAACGACTTTGAGTTTTTCCTTAAACTCGTTGAACCCTATAAACATGATTTAACGGTAACCTGCGAGAGCTGCTTTGTATGCTTCTGGCTGGCGGATGCCTGCGAGGATGCGGGGATCAAGTTCGTGTTGGCCCATGCGTACTATGTGAAATCAATTGCAGCGAACAAGCATAAGAGCGACCGGTTCGACTCCGAGGAACTGGCCGACTGTCTTCGCTGTAATCGTATTCCTCCTGCCTATGTCTGTCCTCGCAATCTGCGTCCGGTGCGTAAGCTGCTCCGGCGCCGCAATAAGTTTGTGAAAAACCGGACGGAGCTGACGGGCCATTCCACCAGCGAGGAGAAGTGGGCTCCGTCTTTATGGCGAACAACCGCTCGTTCTTGA